One Prunus dulcis chromosome 8, ALMONDv2, whole genome shotgun sequence DNA window includes the following coding sequences:
- the LOC117638311 gene encoding probable E3 ubiquitin-protein ligase RHC2A, whose product MSIVRYFDTLVWQRTKPDINQSHLPPDVLHIVFKLYKSTIRAWCPREDDHDVPIVVPYSRRNLVFITQETIKVPRTMLKSSSATSLVVDILSSMLVPEHEHPALIEKIFRVLVEKYSSDNTNTMLPIVVGINDATYITTIGDDGQTSDEVLDRVTRESTQTYEPKPIPADKLIIEQLEKLRLDDLEEITGQMACTICMEDFEGGVEVSRLPCLHLYHGDCIVQWLETSHLCPLCRYPMPPAH is encoded by the coding sequence ATGTCCATCGTTAGGTACTTTGACACCCTCGTTTGGCAAAGAACAAAACCCGACATCAACCAATCCCATCTTCCACCCGACGTTCTTCACATCGTATTCAAACTCTACAAGTCAACCATAAGAGCTTGGTGCCCTCGAGAAGATGATCATGATGTTCCAATAGTGGTTCCATATTCACGAAGAAACCTCGTATTTATAACTCAAGAAACCATCAAGGTCCCTCGTACCATGCTAAAATCTTCTAGTGCTACTTCCCTCGTGGTTGATATTCTCTCCAGCATGCTTGTCCCCGAGCATGAACATCCAGCTCTTATCGAAAAAATATTTCGTGTGCTTGTCGAAAAATATTCATCCGACAATACCAACACCATGCTCCCCATTGTTGTGGGCATTAATGATGCGACTTACATAACCACCATCGGCGACGACGGTCAAACAAGCGACGAAGTTCTTGATAGGGTTACGAGGGAATCCACGCAAACATATGAGCCCAAGCCTATCCCTGCAGATAAATTGATCATTGAGCAATTGGAGAAGCTGAGGCTTGATGACTTGGAAGAAATTACCGGACAGATGGCGTGCACCATTTGCATGGAGGACTTTGAGGGCGGTGTTGAAGTTAGTCGCTTGCCTTGCTTGCATCTTTACCATGGAGATTGTATTGTTCAGTGGTTGGAGACGAGTCACTTGTGTCCTTTGTGTCGATATCCAATGCCTCCTGctcattga
- the LOC117636597 gene encoding ATP synthase delta chain, chloroplastic: MAALQHTPISLQSQNPSSPPQLSSTLTPRTSTLSFSFSSTFTPIPLKFSSSAAALVTLRRNGGGALGSRMNASAAASYATALADVAKSNNTLETTAGDVEKIEKFFGEPSVFDFFINPTIDLDKKRKVLDEIANSSTLQPHTVNFLNILVDAKRIDLIKDIVKEFEVVFNKITDTELAIVTSVVKLESQHLAQIAKQVQKLTGAKNVRIKTEIDPSLVAGFTVRYGNSGSKLIDLSVKKQLEEIAAELDLGDIKLNL; the protein is encoded by the coding sequence ATGGCCGCCCTCCAACACACCCCAATCTCTCTCCAATCCCAAAACCCATCATCCCCACCACAACTCTCCTCCACCCTCACCCCCAGAACCTCCAccctctccttctccttctcctccacCTTCACCCCCATCCCCCTCAAGTTCTCCTCCTCCGCCGCCGCCCTCGTCACCCTCCGCCGAAACGGTGGCGGAGCCCTCGGCTCCAGAATGAACGCCTCCGCCGCCGCCAGCTACGCCACGGCGTTGGCCGACGtggccaaatccaacaacaccCTCGAAACCACGGCCGGCGACGTGGAGAAGATCGAGAAGTTCTTCGGCGAGCCGTCGGTCTTCGACTTCTTCATCAACCCCACCATCGACCTCGACAAGAAGCGCAAGGTCCTCGACGAAATCGCCAACTCCTCCACCCTCCAGCCCCACACCGTCAATTTCCTCAACATCCTCGTCGACGCCAAGCGAATCGACCTCATAAAGGACATCGTAAAGGAGTTCGAGGTGGTTTTCAACAAAATCACGGACACGGAGCTGGCCATCGTGACCTCGGTGGTGAAGCTGGAGTCGCAGCACCTGGCGCAGATAGCGAAGCAGGTGCAGAAGCTGACGGGGGCGAAGAACGTGAGGATCAAGACGGAGATTGATCCAAGTTTGGTGGCCGGGTTCACTGTGAGATATGGCAACTCTGGGTCGAAGCTTATCGATTTGAGCGTGAAGAAGCAGCTTGAGGAGATCGCTGCGGAGCTTGATTTGGGTGATATTAAGCTCAATTTATAA
- the LOC117636596 gene encoding uncharacterized protein LOC117636596, translated as MSMLDSFFNKGFKAAKCKTLLKLTIPRIKLLRNRREIQIKQMRRDIAKLLETGQEATARIRVEHIIREENMMAAHEILELFCELIAVRLPIIESQRECPLDLKEAISSVCFAAPRCADLSELLQVQMLFASKYGKEFVSAATELIPDCGVNRQLIELLSVRAPSPEKKLKLLKEIAEEHELDWDPAASEAEIFKPHEDLLNGPTQFVSGSKLPLPKEKHDEPSYCAPDQSQKEQSDSDDGLESLDFPEVPTVSLRPIANPASAPAMPPPLPTPPHPEVDHGLSKDSGAIENSSEEPSFESEEVMQARSVANRHEQSHVSVDGVEDKQFLPFISPPSLSSASFSTRRSNPPPSLSRTRSDANVDFQDVLAAAQAAADSAERAAAAARSAASLAQVRINELTKKNTEEVPENSGENPFHVDIPSESDTREKPDFDHPIRNGDSDGAIHSPGPHQVNEYGHGAKVSDLNSVTMGPLNADLDSSLPNDHAFEHEPQRMSSMEDDPYFSYPNLFTSQNSNVGSGAHSSTDDSFPSHGR; from the exons ATGTCGATGCTCGATTCGTTCTTCAACAAGGGCTTCAAAGCGGCCAAATG CAAAACCCTGCTGAAATTGACTATTCCGCGGATAAAGTTGTTGAGGAACAGGAGAGAAATTCAGATTAAACAGATGCGCCGTGACATTGCCAAGCTTCTTGAGACTGGCCAAGAGGCTACTGCTAGGATTCGG GTAGAGCATATTATTAGAGAAGAGAATATGATGGCAGCTCACGAGATTCTTGAGCTATTTTGTGAGCTTATTGCTGTCCGCCTTCCAATTATTGAATCACAAAG GGAATGTCCTCTAGACTTAAAAGAAGCAATATCCAGTGTGTGTTTTGCTGCGCCAAGATGTGCTGATCTGTCAGAGTTGCTACAAGTTCAAATGCTATTTGCTTCAAAATAtgggaaagaatttgtatcAGCTGCAACAGAACTCATTCCAGATTGTGGTGTCAATCGCCAG TTGATAGAACTGCTATCTGTTCGTGCTCCTTCGCCTGAGAAAAAACTGAAGCTACTGAAAGAAATTGCCGAAGAGCATGAGCTGGATTGGGATCCTGCTGCATCTGAAGCTGAAATTTTCAAACCACATGAAGATTTATTG AATGGTCCAACACAGTTTGTCAGTGGGTCTAAACTGCCCCTccccaaagaaaaacatgacGAACCATCGTACTGCGCCCCAGATCAATCTCAGAAAGAACAGTCTGATTCTGATGATGGTTTGGAATCATTAGACTTTCCTGAAGTGCCTACGGTATCACTACGACCAATTGCGAATCCAGCCTCAGCACCTGCGATGCCTCCACCTTTACCAACTCCGCCACACCCTGAAGTTGATCATGGATTGTCAAAAGATTCTGGGGCCATTGAAAATTCGTCCGAAGAGCCATCCTTTGAGTCTGAAGAAGTGATGCAAGCAAGATCAGTGGCTAACAGACACGAACAGTCTCATGTTTCAGTTGATGGTGTGGAAGATAAACAGTTCTTGCCATTTATttctcccccgtcactttcgTCTGCATCATTTTCTACAAGACGAAGCAATCCACCACCCTCTCTTTCAAGAACAAGAAGTGACGCCAATGTGGATTTTCAGGATGTGTTAGCTGCTGCTCAGGCTGCTGCAGACTCTGCAGAAcgtgcagcagcagcagcacgCTCAGCAGCTAGTCTTGCACAAGTTAGAATTAACGAGCTTACCAAGAAAAACACTGAAGAAGTCCCTGAAAATAGCGGTGAGAACCCATTTCACGTAGACATCCCTAGTGAGTCAGATACTAGAGAAAAACCAGATTTTGATCATCCTATCCGCAATGGTGATTCCGATGGTGCTATACATTCTCCGGGACCGCATCAAGTCAATGAATATGGCCATGGAGCCAAGGTATCAGATCTTAATTCTGTCACTATGGGGCCACTTAATGCGGATTTGGATTCCTCACTTCCCAATGATCATGCTTTTGAACATGAGCCTCAGAGAATGAGTTCAATGGAAGATGATCCGTACTTCTCATACCCAAACTTATTTACATCACAAAACTCAAATGTCGGATCCGGTGCTCATTCTTCTACAGATGACTCTTTTCCTTCGCATGGACGCTGA